From a single Candidatus Zixiibacteriota bacterium genomic region:
- the ftsH gene encoding ATP-dependent zinc metalloprotease FtsH, with protein MAQKQPDLSLWFFIVAVLVILAIQTTFLRPQPETLSYSQFKSLARQGLVTDLVVETQTIRGNLKAEGLKQVFTEEKISQLTRDGKTVFPFTVVRVEDPDLTRELEELGIPFRGEVTSNWLPTILSWVVPIAVFFVLWSYFFSRVGGGGGLMQIGKSKAKVYIEKKTGVTFADVEGIDEAEEELVEVVEFLKNPAKYQRLGGRIPKGVLLIGPPGTGKTLLARAVAGEAGVPFFSISGSDFVEMFVGVGAARVRDLFAQAVQYAPSIIFIDELDALGKARGLNILTSHDEREQTLNQLLAEMDGFDPNQGVIIMAATNRPEILDPALLRPGRFDRHVLVDRPDLKGREKILRLHAKRIKLSPSVDLAVIAAKTPGFVGADLANIVNEAALLAARQGKDAVEMSDFDEAIERVVAGLQKKNRVMSPKEKKVVAYHECGHALVAELVPGADPVSKISIIPRGVAALGYTQQLPTEDRYLMSRSELVAKISVLLGGRVAEEMVFGDVSTGAQNDLQKATEIARTMVTRFGMSQKLGLASLEGPRTPPFLPVPVQTPREYSERTAQAIDEEVNRILSEAYAKVQEILGSYRPALDALATVLLEKETIERPMLQAILKETALDGIRRAAGEAPGEKPDGEPAKAHA; from the coding sequence ATGGCGCAAAAGCAACCGGACCTTTCGCTCTGGTTTTTCATCGTGGCCGTCTTGGTCATTCTGGCCATCCAAACCACGTTTCTTAGACCGCAGCCCGAGACCCTTTCTTACAGCCAGTTCAAATCCCTGGCCAGGCAGGGCCTGGTAACGGACCTGGTCGTGGAAACGCAGACGATTCGCGGCAATCTGAAGGCCGAGGGCTTGAAACAGGTCTTTACGGAAGAAAAAATCAGCCAGCTTACCAGGGACGGCAAAACCGTTTTTCCGTTCACGGTGGTCCGGGTCGAAGACCCGGACCTGACCAGGGAGCTCGAAGAGCTGGGGATCCCGTTTCGCGGAGAGGTGACCAGCAACTGGCTTCCCACGATCCTCTCCTGGGTGGTTCCCATCGCCGTCTTCTTCGTCCTGTGGAGTTATTTCTTCTCCCGGGTGGGCGGCGGCGGAGGGCTCATGCAGATCGGCAAGAGCAAGGCCAAGGTCTACATCGAAAAGAAGACCGGCGTGACCTTCGCGGACGTCGAGGGCATCGACGAAGCGGAGGAAGAGCTGGTCGAAGTGGTCGAGTTCCTCAAGAACCCGGCCAAGTATCAGCGGCTCGGCGGGCGCATCCCCAAAGGGGTGCTGCTCATCGGACCGCCGGGGACCGGAAAGACGCTACTGGCGCGGGCCGTGGCCGGAGAGGCCGGGGTGCCGTTCTTCAGCATCTCGGGGTCGGATTTCGTCGAGATGTTCGTGGGGGTCGGCGCGGCGCGGGTTCGCGATCTGTTCGCGCAGGCGGTTCAGTACGCGCCGAGCATCATATTCATCGACGAGCTCGACGCTCTGGGGAAAGCGCGCGGATTGAACATTCTCACGAGCCACGACGAGCGCGAGCAGACGCTCAACCAGTTGCTCGCGGAAATGGACGGCTTCGACCCGAACCAGGGGGTCATCATCATGGCCGCGACCAACCGGCCCGAGATTCTCGACCCCGCGCTGCTCAGGCCGGGCCGGTTCGATCGCCACGTCCTGGTGGACCGGCCCGACCTCAAGGGGCGCGAGAAGATCCTGCGCCTGCACGCGAAACGAATCAAGCTCTCCCCTTCCGTCGACCTCGCGGTGATCGCCGCCAAGACACCGGGCTTCGTGGGCGCCGACCTCGCCAACATCGTCAACGAAGCGGCGCTGCTGGCCGCCCGCCAGGGCAAGGACGCGGTCGAGATGTCGGATTTCGACGAGGCTATCGAGAGAGTGGTCGCCGGGCTGCAGAAGAAGAACCGCGTGATGAGCCCGAAGGAAAAAAAGGTGGTCGCATACCATGAGTGTGGCCACGCGCTGGTCGCCGAGTTGGTGCCGGGCGCCGATCCAGTCTCCAAGATCTCGATCATCCCGCGTGGAGTCGCGGCGCTCGGCTACACGCAGCAGCTCCCGACCGAAGACCGCTATCTGATGAGCCGCTCCGAGCTGGTGGCGAAGATCTCGGTTCTCCTCGGCGGCCGGGTCGCCGAGGAGATGGTCTTCGGTGATGTCTCTACCGGCGCCCAGAACGATTTGCAGAAGGCGACCGAGATCGCCCGAACGATGGTGACGCGATTCGGCATGAGCCAGAAGCTCGGCCTGGCGTCGCTCGAGGGTCCGAGGACGCCGCCGTTTCTTCCCGTGCCCGTGCAGACGCCCAGGGAGTACAGCGAGCGCACCGCGCAGGCGATCGACGAAGAAGTGAACCGGATTCTCTCCGAGGCGTACGCGAAGGTCCAGGAAATCCTCGGCTCGTATCGGCCGGCGCTGGACGCGCTGGCGACGGTCCTCCTGGAAAAGGAAACGATCGAGCGTCCCATGCTCCAGGCGATTCTGAAAGAGACGGCGCTCGACGGCATCCGTCGCGCCGCGGGAGAAGCCCCCGGTGAAAAACCGGACGGCGAGCCGGCCAAAGCGCACGCCTGA
- a CDS encoding archease has translation MSSQVRWEHFPHGADIGVRGIGSSKEEAFEQAAVALTAVVTDPALVAPGECVPLSCEAPDDELLLVNWLNAVIYEMAVRRMLFARFEVRISGRRLDAKAWGEPVDPARHEPAVEVKGATCTGLRVGREDGVWVAQCVVDV, from the coding sequence TTGAGCAGTCAGGTTCGCTGGGAGCATTTTCCGCACGGGGCGGACATCGGGGTGCGCGGGATCGGAAGCTCCAAGGAGGAGGCCTTCGAGCAGGCGGCGGTGGCGCTCACGGCGGTCGTCACCGACCCGGCGCTGGTCGCCCCGGGCGAGTGCGTGCCGCTTTCCTGCGAGGCTCCCGACGACGAGCTTTTGCTCGTCAACTGGCTCAACGCCGTGATTTACGAGATGGCGGTCAGGCGCATGCTCTTTGCCCGGTTCGAAGTCCGGATCTCGGGTCGAAGGCTCGATGCAAAGGCGTGGGGCGAGCCCGTCGATCCGGCCAGGCACGAGCCGGCGGTCGAGGTCAAAGGCGCGACCTGTACGGGCCTCAGGGTGGGGCGCGAGGACGGTGTCTGGGTTGCGCAGTGCGTGGTCGACGTGTAG
- a CDS encoding RtcB family protein, whose protein sequence is MDISRLERRAETEWWIAPFGKMRVPAVIFATERLIRDMDEKVFEQVTNVATLPGIVKASYAMPDAHWGYGFPIGGVAAFDADKGGVISAGGVGFDISCGVRTLLTGLRVEQVEPVKERLADVLFRTVPAGVGSRGKLSLDRREMDSMLKGGARWAVERGYGTEEDLQRVEEGGCVSGARPEEVSDHAKKRQEEEMGTLGSGNHYLEVQRVAQVLDGSIAAAYEIREGDVVLSIHCGSRGLGHQIGTEFLARMAVSAAQYGIELPDRELACAPIDSPVGQAYLGAMRAAINCALANRQIITHLVRQAFSDVFPGVRLPLLYDVSHNTCKTEEHVVDGRLMRLFVHRKGATRAFGPGHPSIAPALRDAGQPVLIGGTMGTASYVLAGTAKGMELAFGSACHGAGRSMSRHQALRQWHGNQIVQELAARGVVIRSRSMRGVAEEAPGAYKDVGAVAEAADRAGLARVVARLEPMVCIKG, encoded by the coding sequence GTGGATATCTCCCGTCTCGAAAGAAGAGCGGAAACCGAATGGTGGATCGCCCCGTTCGGCAAGATGCGCGTTCCGGCGGTGATCTTCGCGACCGAACGGCTGATCCGGGACATGGACGAGAAAGTGTTCGAACAAGTCACCAATGTCGCCACCTTGCCGGGCATCGTGAAGGCATCGTACGCCATGCCGGATGCCCACTGGGGCTACGGCTTTCCGATCGGAGGGGTCGCCGCGTTCGACGCCGACAAGGGCGGGGTGATCTCCGCCGGCGGCGTCGGGTTCGACATCTCCTGCGGCGTGCGAACGCTCCTGACGGGCCTCAGGGTCGAGCAGGTCGAGCCCGTAAAGGAGCGGCTGGCCGATGTGCTCTTCAGGACCGTCCCCGCCGGGGTGGGCAGCCGGGGAAAACTCAGCCTCGATCGCAGAGAGATGGATTCGATGCTAAAAGGAGGGGCGCGCTGGGCGGTCGAGCGGGGGTACGGCACCGAGGAGGATCTCCAGCGGGTCGAGGAGGGCGGGTGCGTTTCCGGCGCCCGCCCCGAAGAGGTCTCCGACCACGCCAAGAAGCGCCAGGAAGAGGAAATGGGGACTCTCGGCTCCGGCAACCATTACCTGGAGGTTCAGCGGGTCGCCCAGGTGCTGGACGGGTCGATCGCCGCCGCTTACGAGATCAGGGAAGGCGACGTGGTGCTGAGCATACACTGCGGGTCGCGCGGCCTCGGCCATCAAATCGGGACGGAATTTCTCGCCCGCATGGCGGTGAGCGCGGCCCAGTACGGCATCGAGCTGCCCGACCGTGAGCTGGCCTGCGCGCCGATCGATTCCCCTGTCGGCCAGGCCTATCTCGGGGCCATGAGAGCCGCCATCAACTGCGCCCTCGCCAACCGCCAGATCATCACGCATCTGGTGCGGCAGGCCTTTTCCGACGTGTTTCCCGGCGTCCGCCTGCCGCTGCTCTACGATGTGTCCCACAACACGTGCAAGACCGAGGAGCACGTGGTTGACGGCAGGCTCATGCGGCTGTTCGTGCACCGGAAGGGGGCGACCCGAGCCTTCGGGCCGGGTCACCCCTCGATCGCTCCGGCTCTTCGGGACGCCGGTCAGCCGGTTCTGATCGGCGGAACGATGGGGACGGCCTCCTACGTCCTGGCCGGTACTGCAAAGGGCATGGAGCTGGCCTTCGGCTCGGCGTGCCACGGCGCCGGGCGCAGCATGAGCCGCCATCAGGCGCTGCGGCAGTGGCACGGGAATCAGATCGTTCAGGAGCTCGCCGCTCGAGGCGTGGTGATTCGCAGCCGGTCGATGCGCGGGGTCGCCGAGGAGGCGCCCGGAGCATACAAGGACGTGGGAGCGGTCGCCGAGGCGGCCGACCGCGCCGGGCTGGCGCGGGTGGTCGCCCGTCTCGAGCCGATGGTCTGCATCAAAGGCTGA